GTCAGCGGACTCGTATTTGCGATCGCTCACCTCAGCCTCTCGGAAGTTCTCCCTCTGACGCTGCTCGGCTGTATTTTGGGTGTGGTCTATACGCGATCGCGCAACATGCTCGCCCCCATGGTGCTCCATAGCTTGTGGAACGGAGCCACCATGCTCAGCCTGTATGTTTTAGGCAGCAACTAGTACTCTGAGGACGAAGTAACCCGCCTATGTGCTGAGGCGGGGAACCTTGCATGTCCTAGACTTCCTTTTCGTTTTTCTATCTTGCGGTACTAGGGCACCAGCCCCGATCGCAGCGCTACCACCGCCGCCTGCACCCGATCATCCACCGCCAGCTTGTTCATAATGCCGCGCACGTGGGTTTTCACCGTATTGGGGCTGAGAAAAAGCTGGGCGGCGATCTCTGGGTTGCTATGACCTTCCACCATCAGGGTCAGCACTTCCATTTCCCGCTGCGATAGTTGGCCAATCATGCCACTAGAGGACTGGGCCGGCGGCTTGAGGTGATCCATGACTAAGCGGGCCACTTGGGGATCGAGATAGCTGGCCCCCTCCGTTGCCGCAGCGATCGCTGCCAGCAAACTTTCAACACTGGTACCCTTCACGCAATAGGCATCCGCACCACTCGACAAGGCACTAATCACCTCTGTTTCCGAGGTGTGGGAGGTGAGCATCACCACTCGGGTTGTTGGCAGAGCTGTTTTAATCTGCTGGGTAGCCGCAATGCCGTCGAGGCGGGGCAAGCCAATATCCATAACCACAATATCGGGGGTGAGGGTTTTGGCCAGGGCGATCGCCGTGTAGCCATCCTCTGCCCGTCCTACGACCGTCAACCTAGGCTGACTGGAGAGTGATTGCTCTAGCCCAAGCTGCATCATGGGATCATCTTCGACAATTAAAATCCGGGTTAGGGTCAGGTCTGAATCCGCAGACATCTGGAATACTCCATAACAAGATTGAGGATCGCGAGCCGGCCGTGCTGCATCCCGCAACCTGCGGATACCTGGATCTAAACCGCTGGATCTAGCCAGGAAACAGCCGCCAGAATACAGATTCCCTCGGTCAGCAGCACTTCTCGCTATGCTATAGGATAGTCCTCCTTGTCCACCGTCTAGCAACGATTATTCAACCTACCGTGACCACTGGCTCCACAACCCCCACGCTGGTGAAACATCCCGAGCGGTTAGAAGCGCGTCTCAAAGAGATTCCGCTCACCCCCGGCGTGTATTTCATGCGAGATGCCGCTGACAATATTCTCTATATCGGCAAGTCCAAAAAGCTGCGATCGCGGGTGCGTTCCTATTTCCGCGATCGCCATGACCATAACCCGCGCACGGCCCTGATGGTGATGCAGGTGGTAGAGATTGAGTTCATTGTCACCGATACCGAAGCCGAAGCCCTGGCCCTAGAAGCCAATTTGATTAAGCAGCACCAGCCCCACTTCAATGTGTTGCTCAAAGACGACAAGAAATATCCCTACCTCTGCATCACTTGGGCAGAAGACTATCCCCGCATCTTCATCACCCGCAAGCGGCGATCGGGGCAGGTGAAGGATCGTTACTATGGCCCCTACGTGGATGTCTACGTGCTGCGCAGCACCCTCAGCCTTGTCAAGCGCCTCTTTCCCCTGCGGCAACGCCCCAAGCCGCTGTTCAAAGATCGTCCTTGCCTCAACTATGATATTGGCCGCTGTCCGGGTGTCTGCCAGCACCTGATTACCCCCGAGGATTATCGCAAGATCATCAAAAAGGTGGCGATGATCTTCCAAGGGCGCACCCGTGAACTAGAAGAGT
This portion of the Candidatus Obscuribacterales bacterium genome encodes:
- a CDS encoding response regulator transcription factor → MSADSDLTLTRILIVEDDPMMQLGLEQSLSSQPRLTVVGRAEDGYTAIALAKTLTPDIVVMDIGLPRLDGIAATQQIKTALPTTRVVMLTSHTSETEVISALSSGADAYCVKGTSVESLLAAIAAATEGASYLDPQVARLVMDHLKPPAQSSSGMIGQLSQREMEVLTLMVEGHSNPEIAAQLFLSPNTVKTHVRGIMNKLAVDDRVQAAVVALRSGLVP